The following is a genomic window from uncultured Draconibacterium sp..
ACAGGAAAACCAACTGGTCTACAAAAGCGGCGGCGGAATAACCTATTTGAGCAATGCCGAAAGCGAGTATGAAGAATTGGTGAAGAAGGTTTATATTCCGGTTTTGAAGAACTAAGAGACTGAGGGGCTGAAGGATTAAGTTGCGAATGCTTTAATGCTAAAATAGTTGATCTCCTTTGTGGAATGTTGTAGTTAAAAGAAAACTAATGGAAATTGAGAAACTTGTAGCTTTTAGAAAAAATGCAACTACTGGAAACCATAAAATGTAAAGATGGGAAACTCTACAACCTGGAATATCACCAAGCGAGGTTTGATGTGTCCCAAATGAAATTCTTTCCAAATGCGCCAAAGCAGAAGTTGAAAGAACTGATTGAAATACCTGCAAACTGCCAAGAAGGGTTATTTCGCTGCCGTGTGGTTTATGCCGAACAGGTTAAAAAGATAGAATTCATGCCTCATCAATATCGCTCCATCAACACTATCCGCCTGATTGAAGATAACAGCATTGAATACAGCAGTAAATACGCCTACCGCAAACAACTGCAGCATTTGTACGAGCAGCGCGGCGATTGCGACGATATCCTCATCGTACAAAACAATTGTATTACTGATAGTTCCACTGCTAAT
Proteins encoded in this region:
- a CDS encoding aminotransferase class IV, with amino-acid sequence MQLLETIKCKDGKLYNLEYHQARFDVSQMKFFPNAPKQKLKELIEIPANCQEGLFRCRVVYAEQVKKIEFMPHQYRSINTIRLIEDNSIEYSSKYAYRKQLQHLYEQRGDCDDILIVQNNCITDSSTANPIFFDGEKWWTPDTPLLPGTQRARLLAENKISGCHITINDLPRFKKIGLINALQDMEDMPVLPLERIKNYKNETLP